One segment of Rubripirellula amarantea DNA contains the following:
- a CDS encoding glycine cleavage system protein H, whose protein sequence is MGEHLASFPTDLLYATNHMWAKAIGDGVLRFGLTAYAVRLLQDVYFLDWTVEVGMDLKSRASLGSIESKKAESDLYAPLAGKLVGINEAALDDPSIINAETYSDGWLFDIQTDSCDSLLSPSAYLEHLDSAWDVAQRTIKGQANE, encoded by the coding sequence ATGGGCGAGCATCTTGCCTCGTTCCCAACGGACCTTCTCTACGCCACCAATCATATGTGGGCCAAAGCGATCGGCGATGGCGTCCTGCGTTTTGGACTCACCGCGTACGCTGTGCGACTTCTTCAAGATGTCTATTTCCTTGATTGGACGGTCGAAGTCGGCATGGACCTGAAGTCGCGAGCGTCTCTGGGTTCGATCGAAAGCAAGAAGGCGGAAAGTGATTTGTACGCACCGCTGGCAGGCAAACTCGTTGGCATCAATGAAGCGGCGTTAGATGACCCTTCAATTATCAATGCTGAAACGTACAGCGACGGTTGGCTCTTTGATATCCAGACCGATTCATGCGACTCACTACTAAGTCCTTCTGCGTATCTCGAGCACCTTGATTCGGCCTGGGATGTCGCCCAAAGAACCATCAAAGGCCAAGCCAACGAGTAG
- the aroE gene encoding shikimate dehydrogenase, translating into MICVTLGRARHKRMIADHQFLAEQGAQLVELRLDYISRAVSLKRLLENRFCPIVVTVRRREDGGRWLKSEAERLTLLRSAIAAGVDYVDIEADVASQIPRYGNTKRIISFHDFDETPEDLEELHAAMAEEDADIVKIATMANSFQDNLRMMDLVKNAKIPTIGICMGEMGMITRILGERLGSPFTYATFSKDKKMAPGLLEWKEMQTLYRYSTIDDNTVLFGVVADPVAHSYSPLIHNRAFEDSGINARYLPFRVPKSDLPNFIKHCKELGVEGLSVTIPHKEEALDQCTQAESSASGIGAVNTLVFQGDSVLGYNTDYRAAMDCVEELFNIDRTKERPMQGMTALILGAGGVSRAIAWGLKQRHCDVVIASRTFERAEILASELGCRVIKWEDRHDERINLLVNGTPIGMHPDVDVSPYNETSLNQFVAVFDTVYNPENTLLIKYAKRAQCRIITGIDMFVRQAAYQYKLFTGKDANVQLMRKTIKDATNPVQLN; encoded by the coding sequence ATGATTTGTGTCACTCTTGGACGTGCTCGCCACAAGCGAATGATCGCCGATCATCAGTTTCTCGCTGAGCAAGGGGCTCAACTTGTTGAGCTTCGGTTGGACTACATCAGTCGCGCCGTTAGTCTTAAACGATTGCTTGAGAATCGATTTTGTCCGATCGTGGTAACCGTTCGCCGTCGCGAAGATGGTGGACGTTGGCTTAAAAGCGAAGCTGAGCGGTTGACGCTGCTTCGCAGTGCAATTGCGGCCGGTGTGGATTACGTCGACATCGAGGCGGACGTGGCATCCCAGATCCCACGCTATGGGAATACCAAACGCATCATCAGTTTTCATGACTTTGATGAAACGCCTGAGGATCTTGAAGAGCTACACGCTGCCATGGCTGAGGAAGACGCCGACATCGTCAAAATCGCCACCATGGCAAATTCGTTCCAAGATAACCTGCGAATGATGGACTTGGTCAAAAACGCCAAGATTCCAACCATTGGAATTTGCATGGGTGAAATGGGAATGATCACTCGGATTCTTGGGGAAAGGTTGGGGTCTCCCTTTACCTACGCCACGTTCAGCAAAGACAAGAAAATGGCGCCTGGTTTGCTTGAGTGGAAAGAAATGCAAACGCTGTATCGGTATTCCACCATTGACGACAACACGGTGCTGTTCGGTGTCGTCGCAGATCCGGTAGCTCATAGTTACAGCCCGTTGATTCACAATCGAGCGTTCGAAGATTCCGGAATCAATGCAAGGTACTTGCCGTTTCGAGTACCCAAAAGTGACCTTCCTAACTTTATCAAGCACTGCAAAGAACTCGGCGTGGAAGGCTTAAGTGTTACGATCCCGCATAAGGAAGAGGCCTTGGACCAGTGTACTCAGGCCGAATCTAGCGCTTCGGGAATCGGTGCCGTGAATACACTTGTGTTTCAAGGCGATAGCGTTCTTGGGTACAACACCGACTACCGCGCCGCAATGGACTGCGTCGAGGAATTATTTAACATCGATCGGACCAAGGAACGTCCGATGCAAGGCATGACGGCTCTCATTCTTGGAGCCGGAGGGGTGTCGCGAGCGATAGCTTGGGGACTGAAACAACGCCACTGCGATGTGGTGATTGCATCGAGAACGTTTGAAAGAGCCGAAATCTTGGCTTCGGAACTAGGATGTCGAGTGATCAAATGGGAGGATCGTCATGACGAACGAATTAACTTGCTCGTTAACGGAACGCCGATCGGTATGCATCCCGATGTGGATGTTTCGCCGTACAACGAAACGTCGCTCAATCAATTCGTCGCTGTCTTTGATACGGTCTATAACCCCGAGAACACACTATTGATTAAGTACGCTAAGCGGGCTCAGTGCCGAATCATCACGGGCATTGATATGTTTGTGCGTCAGGCGGCCTATCAGTACAAACTGTTCACTGGCAAAGACGCCAATGTTCAACTGATGCGGAAGACGATTAAGGATGCAACCAACCCGGTGCAGTTGAACTAA
- a CDS encoding outer membrane protein assembly factor BamB family protein: protein MILAKYGKEATSHIFPDMNVRSRYASIFALLFSLVIGVPGLSEEVPATDQPATTSLPKELSLLWEYEADEAIESSPTIADDKVFIADALGKIYAVTLSDGTEIWKRNFDTGFVSSPAIKNQSLVIGDVEGNLYALDISDGSTKWQASTEGEINGTAAFFGDLVLVTSQDGKLYGYNLADGSNKWTYETEDQIRCSPAIAGDRTFLGGCDGRLHMVDLNTGKAIGEPFPLGGPTGSTPTVFGNRAYLPIMDGAVFAFDWQKPEQLWRYEDDERVQEYRNSAAANERVVIVSSARKQVDAISIETGERLWRHTLRRRADATPLIVGDDVFIAGTDGRLLRLSLADGQERSWSYEVRGSFLASPTVWGAKLLIADDNGVLRCFGPKSESAIESATNNTSAN from the coding sequence ATGATCCTTGCTAAATACGGCAAGGAAGCAACCTCACACATATTCCCTGATATGAACGTCCGATCACGCTACGCCTCAATCTTCGCTTTACTATTTTCGCTTGTGATTGGCGTTCCTGGACTTTCCGAGGAAGTCCCTGCCACAGATCAGCCCGCAACTACATCGTTACCCAAAGAGCTTTCACTTCTTTGGGAATACGAAGCTGACGAAGCGATCGAATCCTCGCCTACTATCGCCGACGATAAAGTTTTCATCGCCGATGCCCTGGGCAAAATTTACGCAGTCACACTTTCCGATGGAACGGAAATCTGGAAACGTAACTTCGACACAGGTTTCGTTTCTTCGCCTGCGATTAAGAACCAATCGCTGGTGATCGGAGATGTCGAAGGAAATTTGTATGCGTTGGACATTAGTGATGGGTCAACCAAGTGGCAAGCGAGTACCGAAGGCGAAATCAATGGCACCGCTGCCTTCTTTGGCGACCTCGTGTTGGTAACAAGCCAGGATGGAAAACTGTACGGTTACAACCTTGCCGATGGCTCAAACAAATGGACTTACGAAACGGAAGACCAGATCCGTTGCAGTCCAGCTATCGCGGGAGACCGTACATTCTTAGGTGGCTGCGACGGCCGGCTTCACATGGTTGACCTCAACACGGGCAAAGCGATCGGAGAACCGTTTCCACTTGGCGGCCCAACCGGCAGTACTCCCACGGTCTTTGGCAACAGAGCCTATCTTCCGATCATGGATGGTGCCGTGTTCGCGTTCGATTGGCAGAAACCAGAACAACTTTGGCGTTACGAAGACGACGAACGTGTTCAAGAATATCGCAATAGCGCCGCGGCAAACGAACGCGTGGTCATTGTCAGTAGTGCACGTAAACAAGTGGACGCCATTTCGATCGAGACCGGCGAACGCCTTTGGCGACACACGCTGCGACGACGTGCCGATGCAACGCCGTTGATAGTCGGCGATGATGTCTTTATCGCCGGAACTGATGGACGATTGTTGCGATTATCGCTTGCCGATGGCCAGGAAAGGTCTTGGAGTTACGAGGTTCGCGGATCTTTTTTAGCCAGTCCAACGGTGTGGGGTGCAAAACTACTGATTGCCGACGACAATGGGGTACTCCGGTGCTTCGGCCCTAAGTCCGAATCTGCGATAGAATCCGCCACAAATAACACATCTGCAAACTAG
- a CDS encoding DUF2585 family protein: MSRKTSMICFAIVAAMVAVLAAMGRQLWCQCGQATPWAWDIWSEHASQHLIDPYFFTHVLHGVIFYWVLKWMPWPQWLRNHESSRWAVATAIEASWEILENSPLIINRYREATMALGYTGDSIANSIADVIACLTGYFIASKAGWKWSILFAIALEVGLLITIRDSLLLNIIMLGYPIDAIREWQTP, from the coding sequence ATGAGCCGAAAAACATCCATGATTTGCTTTGCGATCGTCGCCGCCATGGTGGCGGTCCTTGCCGCGATGGGACGTCAACTTTGGTGCCAATGCGGTCAAGCAACCCCATGGGCTTGGGACATTTGGTCCGAACACGCATCGCAGCACCTCATCGACCCCTACTTCTTCACTCACGTGCTACACGGAGTGATTTTCTACTGGGTGCTTAAGTGGATGCCGTGGCCTCAATGGCTGCGAAATCACGAATCATCGCGTTGGGCGGTCGCAACCGCGATTGAAGCGTCCTGGGAAATCCTCGAAAACTCGCCACTGATTATCAATCGGTATCGCGAGGCCACCATGGCACTGGGATACACGGGGGATTCGATTGCCAATTCAATAGCCGATGTTATCGCCTGTTTGACCGGATACTTCATCGCTTCAAAGGCAGGTTGGAAGTGGTCCATCCTATTTGCCATTGCATTGGAAGTCGGACTCTTGATCACGATTCGTGATAGCCTGCTGTTGAACATCATCATGCTGGGTTATCCGATCGATGCCATCCGTGAGTGGCAAACTCCCTAG
- a CDS encoding GNAT family N-acetyltransferase gives MPSTLPSNLIIRQAEPADAEAIHALMRPYVMQHLLLARTEAEVIELTRHGFVAMRTEGDQEVQLVGFSAVEIYSPKLAELQCLAVHHEFQGSGVGKALVTHCVDRARDVGVMEVLAISSNEQFLKTCGFDFSLPDQKKALFCQLRPRPKE, from the coding sequence ATGCCATCAACACTACCGAGCAACTTGATCATTCGCCAAGCAGAACCCGCCGATGCAGAAGCAATTCATGCTCTGATGCGGCCCTATGTTATGCAGCACCTGTTGCTTGCGCGCACGGAAGCCGAGGTGATTGAATTGACGCGGCACGGTTTTGTAGCCATGCGAACCGAAGGCGATCAAGAAGTTCAGTTGGTGGGTTTTTCGGCAGTGGAAATCTACAGCCCCAAGTTGGCTGAATTGCAATGCCTTGCGGTACATCACGAATTCCAAGGTTCGGGCGTCGGTAAAGCGCTTGTTACTCACTGCGTGGACCGAGCACGCGATGTCGGCGTCATGGAAGTGCTGGCCATTAGTTCCAACGAGCAGTTCCTGAAAACTTGTGGTTTCGACTTTTCGTTGCCCGATCAAAAGAAGGCGTTGTTTTGCCAACTGAGGCCCCGCCCGAAGGAATAA
- the folE2 gene encoding GTP cyclohydrolase FolE2, whose protein sequence is MIQLTDGETSQPLPDIQSTGDKRNVAINKVGVTNVRYPISFRTPGEGHGNTFIHTVATINMFVSLPHEEKGTHMSRFVEVLNDYHEGITSDTIREICVTMQDKLKAKDAFLELSFPYFIDKKAPVTGQSGKLDFDVTFEIASGTTDDFIMTLKIPATSLCPCSKEISEYGAHNQRCEMTVKVRVAEGHHLWIEELFGMIEKCASTQVFSVLKRPDEKWVTERAYENPKFVEDIVRDMAVTLNADDRIEWYQCFSENFESIHNHNAYAFIECDKRPESA, encoded by the coding sequence ATGATTCAGCTTACTGACGGCGAAACCAGCCAACCACTTCCCGATATTCAATCCACCGGCGATAAGCGAAACGTCGCTATCAATAAGGTAGGCGTCACCAACGTTCGCTACCCCATATCGTTTCGCACTCCAGGCGAAGGCCATGGCAACACCTTCATTCACACCGTTGCCACGATCAATATGTTCGTGTCACTTCCTCACGAAGAGAAAGGCACTCACATGTCTCGCTTCGTTGAAGTGCTCAATGATTATCACGAGGGCATCACGTCCGACACCATTCGTGAAATCTGCGTCACCATGCAAGACAAGCTGAAGGCGAAGGATGCGTTCTTGGAGTTGTCGTTCCCCTACTTCATCGACAAAAAAGCTCCCGTTACCGGGCAAAGTGGCAAGCTAGATTTTGATGTCACGTTTGAAATCGCGAGCGGTACGACCGACGATTTCATCATGACGTTGAAGATTCCGGCGACAAGCCTTTGCCCCTGCTCGAAAGAGATTTCGGAATATGGTGCCCACAACCAACGATGCGAGATGACGGTGAAGGTCCGCGTTGCGGAAGGTCACCATCTATGGATCGAAGAATTGTTTGGCATGATTGAAAAGTGCGCATCGACTCAGGTGTTCTCGGTGCTCAAACGTCCCGATGAGAAATGGGTTACCGAACGAGCCTACGAAAATCCCAAATTTGTCGAAGACATTGTCCGGGACATGGCCGTTACCCTGAATGCCGACGACCGAATCGAGTGGTACCAGTGCTTCTCGGAAAACTTTGAATCGATTCACAATCACAACGCCTACGCTTTTATTGAATGCGACAAGCGACCTGAATCGGCTTAG
- a CDS encoding coproporphyrinogen-III oxidase family protein: MSSTTPLKKTEVGSYFISNYPPYSQWNVDALPAVKSALESAPQEETPLGLYLHIPFCRKRCKFCYFKVFTDVNAAEVQRYVDALCNEISLVSELAVMKDRPFRFVYFGGGTPSFLSPKQLTKLADRLRQHITWDGAEEVTFECEPGTLSETKVKTLREVLGVTRLSLGIENFSDELLEENGRAHLSKQVYNAWEWIQAAEFPNVNIDLIAGMVGETWDNWKRNVVKTLELSPESVTIYQMELPFNTVYSKDILGNKVESPVADWQTKRDWVKYAFDEFQAAGYSVSSAYTVVKDPSKVNFSYRDNLWQGADLLATGIASFGHASGVHYQNLADLEKYLSTVESGKLPLGRGFVPSEHQKLVREMILLLKRGYLDAKYFRDKFQVEIVDQWKSVWDSYVKEGLATVQDDTIRLTDEGLLRVDSLLPAFFEPEHQGVRYT, from the coding sequence ATGTCATCGACCACACCGCTCAAAAAGACCGAAGTCGGCAGCTATTTCATTTCCAACTATCCACCATATAGCCAATGGAATGTGGACGCTTTGCCAGCCGTAAAATCGGCATTGGAGAGTGCCCCCCAAGAAGAAACGCCTCTCGGTCTGTATCTGCACATTCCCTTTTGTCGTAAACGCTGCAAGTTTTGCTACTTCAAAGTCTTCACGGATGTGAACGCGGCCGAAGTCCAGCGGTACGTCGATGCGTTGTGCAACGAAATCTCTCTGGTCAGCGAACTGGCAGTGATGAAGGACCGTCCGTTTCGATTTGTGTATTTTGGTGGCGGCACTCCTAGCTTTCTGTCGCCCAAGCAGCTCACCAAACTTGCCGATCGTTTGCGACAACACATCACTTGGGACGGTGCCGAGGAAGTCACGTTCGAATGTGAGCCAGGAACGCTGAGCGAAACAAAAGTCAAAACGCTGCGGGAAGTCCTTGGCGTAACGAGGCTAAGTCTGGGGATTGAAAATTTCTCGGACGAACTTCTCGAAGAAAACGGTCGCGCTCACTTGTCCAAGCAGGTCTACAACGCTTGGGAATGGATTCAAGCTGCCGAATTTCCCAATGTCAACATTGACCTGATCGCCGGCATGGTGGGTGAGACTTGGGACAATTGGAAACGCAACGTCGTCAAGACACTCGAATTGTCGCCAGAGAGCGTGACGATCTATCAAATGGAATTGCCTTTCAACACCGTCTACAGCAAGGACATCTTGGGCAACAAAGTCGAAAGCCCAGTTGCAGATTGGCAAACCAAACGCGACTGGGTGAAATACGCTTTCGATGAATTCCAGGCTGCTGGGTACAGCGTTAGCAGTGCCTACACGGTCGTCAAAGATCCATCGAAAGTGAACTTCAGTTACCGCGACAATCTTTGGCAAGGTGCTGACTTGCTTGCTACCGGTATCGCTAGCTTTGGCCACGCCAGCGGAGTTCATTACCAAAACTTAGCGGACTTGGAAAAATACCTCAGCACGGTAGAGAGCGGCAAACTGCCCCTCGGACGTGGATTCGTTCCAAGTGAACATCAAAAGCTTGTACGCGAAATGATCTTGTTGCTTAAACGCGGCTACCTTGATGCCAAGTACTTCCGCGACAAGTTCCAAGTCGAGATTGTCGATCAATGGAAAAGCGTGTGGGATTCCTATGTGAAAGAGGGATTGGCGACCGTCCAGGACGATACCATCCGGCTGACCGATGAAGGATTGCTGCGAGTCGATTCACTGTTGCCAGCGTTCTTTGAACCTGAGCATCAAGGGGTTCGCTACACGTGA